A single region of the Nocardioides ochotonae genome encodes:
- a CDS encoding thiamine pyrophosphate-requiring protein, protein MGEERLVADLVVERLLAWGVHRVFGYSGDGINGLMGALRRAGGDPSFVQARHEENAALMAVGHAKYTGEVGVVVSTQGPGAVHLLNGLYDAKLDHHPLVAIVGQQPTTALGAEYQQEIDLTGLFKDVAAQYVQAVLAPEQAAMVLDRAFRTALATRSPCVVVLPHDVQVAPAPVVPPHEHGVVPTAPQWRPPRVLPTDDDLAEAAAVLNAGERVALLVGQGARDAGDLVAEVAERLGAGVSTSLLGKPHWDESLPYSCGVMGHLGTTASGWLYDQCDTLLIVGSNDPWTEFYPAPGQARAVQIDIDGRHLGNRYPVEVGLVGDTAETLRALLPLLEERRDTTWRRQVEAEVERWHTLAQERAEQAADPLSPELVVRTLSSHLPGDALVSVDVGSVVYWYARHLRLPPGVPAHLSSTLASMGSGLPYGLAAKLAAPDRPLVALVGDGAMQMNGIAELVTVAHRWRDWADPRFVVLVLHNGDLAEVTWEQRETEGDPRYDASQTLPAFPYARYAELLGLTGILLDRPEDVDAAWERALAADRPVVIEALVDRDVPLLPPFPGGREKLDSFRRGLDQEEDSGHARALLEEQAAQEER, encoded by the coding sequence ATGGGTGAGGAGCGGCTGGTCGCCGATCTGGTGGTCGAGCGGCTGCTGGCATGGGGGGTGCACCGGGTCTTCGGCTACTCCGGCGACGGCATCAACGGGCTGATGGGCGCCCTGCGCCGCGCCGGCGGCGATCCTTCGTTCGTGCAGGCGCGGCACGAGGAGAACGCCGCGCTGATGGCGGTGGGCCACGCGAAGTACACCGGCGAGGTCGGGGTCGTGGTGAGCACCCAGGGCCCGGGCGCGGTGCACCTGCTCAACGGGCTTTACGACGCCAAGCTCGACCACCATCCGCTCGTCGCGATCGTCGGCCAGCAGCCGACCACCGCGCTCGGGGCGGAGTACCAGCAGGAGATCGACCTCACCGGGCTCTTCAAGGACGTCGCGGCTCAGTACGTGCAGGCGGTGCTGGCGCCCGAGCAGGCCGCGATGGTCCTCGACCGGGCGTTCCGCACGGCGCTGGCGACCCGGTCGCCGTGCGTCGTGGTGCTCCCGCACGATGTGCAGGTGGCGCCCGCTCCGGTGGTGCCGCCGCACGAGCACGGCGTGGTGCCGACCGCTCCCCAGTGGCGCCCGCCGCGGGTGCTGCCCACCGACGACGACCTCGCCGAGGCCGCGGCGGTGCTCAACGCGGGGGAGCGGGTGGCGCTGCTGGTCGGCCAGGGGGCGCGCGACGCAGGTGACCTGGTCGCGGAGGTCGCCGAGCGGCTCGGCGCCGGGGTGAGCACCAGCCTGCTGGGCAAGCCGCACTGGGATGAGTCCCTGCCGTACAGCTGCGGGGTGATGGGCCACCTCGGCACCACCGCCTCGGGGTGGCTCTACGACCAGTGCGACACGCTGCTGATCGTCGGCAGCAACGACCCGTGGACCGAGTTCTACCCCGCGCCCGGACAGGCGCGCGCCGTGCAGATCGACATCGACGGACGCCACCTCGGCAACCGCTACCCGGTCGAGGTCGGGCTGGTGGGCGACACCGCGGAGACGCTGCGTGCGCTGCTGCCGCTGCTCGAGGAGCGGCGCGACACGACGTGGCGCCGCCAGGTCGAGGCCGAGGTCGAGCGCTGGCACACGCTGGCGCAGGAGCGGGCCGAGCAGGCCGCGGACCCGCTCAGCCCGGAGCTCGTCGTACGCACGCTGTCCTCCCACCTGCCCGGTGACGCGCTGGTCAGCGTGGACGTCGGCTCGGTGGTCTACTGGTACGCCCGACACCTGCGGCTCCCGCCCGGCGTGCCCGCGCACCTGTCCTCGACGCTGGCCTCGATGGGATCCGGGCTGCCCTACGGGCTGGCGGCCAAGCTCGCCGCCCCGGACCGGCCGCTGGTCGCACTGGTCGGCGACGGCGCGATGCAGATGAACGGCATCGCCGAGCTCGTCACCGTCGCGCACCGGTGGCGCGACTGGGCGGACCCGCGGTTCGTCGTGCTGGTCCTGCACAACGGCGACCTCGCCGAGGTCACCTGGGAGCAGCGCGAGACCGAGGGCGACCCGCGCTACGACGCCAGCCAGACGCTCCCCGCCTTCCCCTATGCGCGGTACGCCGAGCTACTCGGACTGACCGGCATCCTGCTCGACCGGCCCGAGGACGTGGACGCCGCGTGGGAGCGGGCGCTCGCCGCGGACCGCCCGGTGGTCATCGAGGCGCTCGTCGACCGCGATGTACCGCTGCTGCCGCCGTTCCCCGGTGGTCGGGAGAAGCTCGACAGCTTCCGCCGCGGGCTGGACCAGGAGGAGGACAGCGGGCACGCCCGGGCGCTGCTCGAGGAGCAGGCCGCCCAGGAGGAGCGCTGA
- a CDS encoding UbiA family prenyltransferase, with translation MDRARAAKLHPALTDVPGSGAAARPGALRPLLRATHPGPVVAVTMIATLLAVAAAKPAGTVVLVCAAVLCGQVGIGWGNDLVDLRRDRATGRRDKPLATGEASVLMARAALGVSLVACVALSALLGWRAAVAHLACVGLAHSYNLGLKATAWSWLPYAGAFGLLPAVATLAGSDPVRAAWWAVLAGAVLGVAAHLLNAVPDLDDDARTGVRGLPHRLGATRCRLTATVLLAAATAVAVLGPAGAPAAWSLAVLAGVAGLGVVALAGSGRWPFRAAMAIALLDVVLLVGASA, from the coding sequence ATGGACCGTGCGCGTGCCGCGAAGCTGCACCCCGCGTTGACCGACGTGCCCGGCAGCGGCGCGGCCGCGCGACCGGGTGCCCTCCGCCCGCTGCTGCGCGCGACCCACCCGGGACCGGTCGTGGCCGTGACCATGATCGCGACCCTGCTCGCGGTCGCCGCCGCCAAGCCGGCGGGCACCGTGGTCCTCGTCTGCGCCGCCGTGCTGTGCGGCCAGGTGGGCATCGGCTGGGGCAACGACCTGGTGGACCTGCGCCGCGACCGGGCGACCGGGCGCCGCGACAAGCCGCTGGCCACCGGCGAGGCCAGCGTCCTCATGGCCCGGGCCGCGCTGGGGGTGTCGCTGGTCGCCTGCGTGGCGCTGTCGGCGCTGCTCGGCTGGCGTGCCGCCGTGGCGCACCTGGCCTGCGTCGGGCTGGCGCACTCCTACAACCTCGGCCTCAAGGCGACCGCCTGGTCGTGGCTGCCGTACGCCGGGGCGTTCGGCCTGCTCCCGGCCGTGGCCACCCTGGCGGGGAGCGACCCCGTGCGAGCTGCTTGGTGGGCGGTGCTCGCCGGTGCCGTCCTCGGCGTCGCCGCACACCTGCTCAATGCCGTACCCGACCTCGACGACGACGCGCGCACCGGCGTGCGGGGTCTACCCCACCGCCTGGGCGCCACGCGCTGCCGGCTCACGGCGACCGTGCTGCTCGCGGCTGCGACGGCGGTGGCCGTGCTCGGCCCGGCGGGTGCCCCGGCCGCCTGGTCGCTCGCGGTGCTCGCCGGCGTCGCGGGCCTGGGTGTCGTGGCCCTGGCCGGCTCCGGGCGGTGGCCGTTCCGCGCCGCCATGGCCATCGCCCTGCTCGACGTCGTCCTGCTCGTCGGAGCCAGCGCATGA
- a CDS encoding zinc-dependent alcohol dehydrogenase — MRAMVYRGPYRVRVEEKDRPRIEHPGDAIIKVTLAAICGSDLHLYHGMMPDTRVGHTFGHEFIGVVDEVGPDVRNLAVGDRVMVPFNIYCGSCFFCARGLYSNCHNVNANATAVGGIYGYSHTCGGYDGGQAEYVRVPFADVGPAPIPDWMSDEDALMCTDALATGYFGAQLGAIREGDTVVVFGAGPVGLYAAQSAWLMGAGRVLVVDHLDYRLEKARTFAHAETINFAEHRDVVVHLKRITGFLGADVAIDAVGAEADGNLLMHVTSAKLKLQGGSPVALNWAIDGVRKGGTVSVMGAYGPLFSAVKFGDALNKGLTLRMNQCPVKRQWPRLFEHIRNGHLRPSELVTHRFPLEHIAEGYHTFSAKLDGIIKPVVVPAT, encoded by the coding sequence ATGCGCGCCATGGTCTACCGGGGGCCCTACCGGGTCCGGGTCGAGGAGAAGGACCGGCCTCGGATCGAGCACCCCGGCGACGCGATCATCAAGGTCACGCTCGCGGCGATCTGCGGCTCCGACCTGCACCTGTACCACGGCATGATGCCGGACACCCGGGTCGGCCACACCTTCGGTCACGAGTTCATCGGGGTCGTGGACGAGGTCGGGCCGGACGTGCGCAACCTGGCCGTCGGCGACCGGGTGATGGTGCCGTTCAACATCTACTGCGGGTCCTGCTTCTTCTGTGCGCGTGGGCTCTACTCCAACTGCCACAACGTCAACGCCAACGCCACCGCGGTCGGCGGGATCTACGGCTACTCCCACACCTGCGGCGGCTACGACGGCGGCCAGGCGGAGTACGTCCGGGTGCCGTTCGCCGACGTCGGACCGGCGCCGATCCCGGACTGGATGTCGGATGAGGACGCCTTGATGTGCACCGACGCGCTGGCCACCGGTTACTTCGGCGCCCAGCTCGGCGCCATCCGCGAGGGCGACACCGTGGTCGTGTTCGGCGCCGGCCCGGTGGGCCTGTACGCCGCGCAGTCGGCCTGGCTGATGGGGGCCGGGCGGGTCCTCGTCGTCGACCACCTCGACTACCGCCTCGAGAAGGCCCGCACCTTCGCCCACGCCGAGACCATCAACTTCGCCGAGCATCGTGACGTCGTGGTGCACCTCAAGCGGATCACCGGGTTCCTGGGCGCGGACGTCGCCATCGATGCGGTCGGCGCCGAGGCCGACGGCAACCTGCTGATGCACGTCACCTCGGCCAAGCTCAAGCTTCAGGGCGGCTCGCCGGTGGCGCTGAACTGGGCCATCGACGGCGTCCGCAAGGGCGGCACGGTCTCGGTGATGGGCGCCTACGGCCCGCTCTTCAGCGCGGTGAAGTTCGGCGACGCGCTCAACAAGGGGCTCACCCTGCGGATGAACCAGTGCCCGGTCAAGCGGCAGTGGCCCCGGCTCTTCGAGCACATCCGCAACGGCCACCTGCGCCCCAGCGAGCTCGTCACCCACCGCTTCCCCCTCGAGCACATCGCCGAGGGCTACCACACGTTCTCCGCCAAGCTCGACGGGATCATCAAGCCCGTCGTGGTGCCGGCGACCTGA
- a CDS encoding type III polyketide synthase — protein sequence MRVLSVRGALPEHRHPQADITASFIDTMLPAGLDRRVVERFHGNAGVATRHTVLPLDGYHALEDFGAANDAFIAHGVELGAQAVVDALKAVGLHPSDVDLLISATVTGLAVPSLDARVAGRIGMREDVVRMPLVGLGCVAGAAGIARLHDYLLGHPDAVAVLMSVELCSLTLQRDDPSVANLVASGLFGDGAAAVVAAGRDRAAELASEGHVQPEVLAARSRLYPASERVMGWDVGSGGLKIVLDGAVPDVVRRYVGDDTTRFLADHGLTSADIEWYVAHPGGPKVLEALQEALGVEREALQVTWDSLRDIGNLSSASVLHVLADTLRDRPPRPGSYGLLLAMGPGFCSELVLMRMPR from the coding sequence ATGCGCGTTCTGAGCGTCCGCGGTGCCCTCCCCGAGCACCGTCACCCCCAGGCGGACATCACCGCCTCCTTCATCGACACGATGCTGCCCGCCGGCCTGGACCGCCGGGTCGTGGAGCGCTTCCACGGCAATGCGGGCGTGGCCACCCGCCACACCGTGCTCCCGCTGGACGGGTACCACGCGCTCGAGGACTTCGGCGCCGCCAACGACGCGTTCATCGCCCACGGCGTCGAGCTCGGGGCCCAGGCGGTGGTGGACGCGCTCAAGGCGGTCGGCCTGCACCCGAGCGACGTCGACCTGCTCATCTCCGCGACCGTCACGGGACTGGCCGTCCCCTCCCTGGACGCCCGGGTGGCGGGGCGGATCGGCATGCGGGAGGACGTCGTACGCATGCCCCTCGTTGGCCTGGGGTGCGTGGCCGGGGCCGCCGGGATCGCGCGCCTGCACGACTACCTGCTCGGGCACCCCGACGCGGTGGCGGTGCTGATGAGCGTCGAGCTGTGCTCGCTCACCCTCCAGCGCGACGACCCCTCGGTGGCCAACCTGGTCGCGAGCGGGCTGTTCGGCGACGGGGCCGCCGCGGTGGTCGCCGCCGGCCGGGACCGGGCCGCCGAGCTCGCCTCCGAGGGACACGTCCAGCCCGAGGTGCTGGCCGCCCGCAGCCGGCTCTACCCCGCCTCCGAGCGGGTGATGGGGTGGGACGTCGGCTCCGGCGGGTTGAAGATCGTGCTCGACGGCGCGGTCCCCGACGTCGTGCGCCGCTACGTCGGCGACGACACGACCCGGTTCCTCGCCGACCACGGCCTCACCAGCGCCGATATCGAGTGGTACGTCGCGCACCCCGGCGGACCCAAGGTGCTGGAGGCGCTCCAGGAGGCGCTGGGGGTCGAGCGGGAGGCGCTCCAGGTCACCTGGGACTCGCTGCGCGACATCGGCAACCTCTCCTCGGCCTCCGTCCTCCACGTGCTGGCCGACACCCTGCGCGACCGCCCGCCCCGCCCGGGGTCCTACGGCCTGCTGCTGGCGATGGGGCCGGGGTTCTGCTCCGAGCTCGTGCTGATGCGGATGCCGCGATGA
- a CDS encoding DUF1360 domain-containing protein, giving the protein MRIATAFEGTPASAQTEPEPSQSPHEPQRQAGYAAAMTTYAGAATLAALVARRTGRLPDHYAVGDLVLGALATHKFARIIAKEGVATPLRAPFTVFEGEAGAAEVDERPREGHRHTIGELLLCPFCLGPWIGGAYVAGLALAPRAARAWAATFSIVGASDFLQHAYARLRDD; this is encoded by the coding sequence ATGAGGATCGCGACCGCGTTCGAGGGCACGCCCGCCTCGGCGCAGACCGAGCCGGAGCCGTCGCAGAGCCCGCACGAGCCGCAGCGCCAGGCCGGGTACGCCGCCGCGATGACGACGTACGCCGGCGCGGCGACGCTCGCCGCGCTGGTGGCGCGGCGTACCGGACGGTTGCCGGACCACTACGCCGTCGGCGACCTGGTGCTCGGCGCGCTCGCCACCCACAAGTTCGCCCGGATCATCGCCAAGGAGGGGGTGGCCACGCCGCTGCGCGCGCCGTTCACCGTCTTCGAGGGCGAGGCCGGCGCCGCCGAGGTCGACGAGCGCCCCCGCGAGGGGCACCGGCACACGATCGGCGAACTGCTGCTGTGCCCGTTCTGCCTCGGGCCCTGGATCGGCGGCGCCTACGTCGCCGGCCTCGCGCTCGCGCCGCGCGCCGCGCGGGCCTGGGCGGCGACGTTCTCGATCGTCGGGGCCTCGGACTTCCTCCAGCACGCCTACGCGCGCCTGCGCGACGACTGA
- a CDS encoding NAD(P)/FAD-dependent oxidoreductase: MSRSVDLLVAGGGPAGLATALHAARAGWDVEVWDPRRGTIDKACGEGLMPGALAALHELGVDPPGRDLHGVRYAAHGRAATAHFRHGPGRGIRRTALHAELTRAVQEAGVRVEQRAVGALRQDADEVRVEDVRARYLVAADGLHSPVRRRLGLAAPAARHARFGLRRHFAVAPWSPYVEVHWASQVEAYVTPVGHHLVSVAVLGASKAAYDAHLDAFPELRSRLEGAAPASQVRGAGPLRQGARRRVAGRVLLVGDAAGYVDALTGEGLALGFAQAQAAVTALLAGDPQRYERDWVLLTRRYRWLTAGLLAGTRLRPLRRAIVPAALALPRIFDGAVNELARPVGPLTTAAGSA, from the coding sequence GTGAGCCGCTCGGTCGACCTGCTGGTGGCCGGCGGCGGACCGGCCGGCCTCGCCACCGCGCTGCACGCGGCCCGCGCCGGGTGGGACGTCGAGGTCTGGGACCCCCGCCGCGGCACGATCGACAAGGCCTGCGGCGAGGGGCTGATGCCGGGCGCCCTGGCCGCCCTGCACGAGCTCGGCGTCGATCCGCCCGGTCGCGACCTGCACGGGGTGCGGTACGCCGCGCACGGCCGCGCCGCCACCGCCCACTTCCGCCACGGTCCCGGCCGCGGGATCCGGCGCACCGCCCTGCACGCGGAGCTGACCCGCGCCGTGCAGGAGGCCGGCGTACGCGTGGAGCAGCGGGCGGTCGGCGCCTTGCGCCAGGACGCCGACGAGGTGCGCGTCGAGGACGTGCGCGCCCGCTACCTCGTCGCCGCCGACGGCCTGCACTCCCCCGTCCGGCGCCGCCTCGGCCTGGCGGCTCCCGCTGCCCGCCACGCCCGTTTCGGCCTGCGTCGCCACTTCGCCGTGGCTCCGTGGTCGCCGTACGTCGAGGTGCACTGGGCCTCGCAGGTCGAGGCCTACGTGACCCCGGTCGGGCACCACCTCGTGTCGGTCGCCGTGCTCGGCGCGTCCAAGGCGGCCTACGACGCCCACCTCGACGCGTTCCCCGAGCTGCGCAGCCGCCTCGAGGGCGCCGCGCCGGCCAGCCAGGTCCGCGGCGCCGGGCCGCTGCGCCAGGGCGCACGCCGTCGGGTCGCCGGGCGGGTGCTGCTCGTCGGCGACGCCGCAGGCTATGTCGACGCCCTCACCGGCGAGGGGCTGGCGCTCGGCTTCGCCCAGGCGCAGGCAGCGGTCACGGCGCTGCTGGCCGGGGACCCGCAGCGCTACGAGCGGGACTGGGTGCTGCTGACCCGCCGCTACCGCTGGCTCACCGCGGGCCTGCTCGCGGGCACCCGGCTGCGCCCGCTGCGCCGCGCCATCGTGCCCGCCGCACTCGCCCTGCCCCGGATCTTCGACGGCGCGGTCAACGAGCTCGCCCGGCCGGTGGGGCCGCTCACCACGGCGGCCGGGTCCGCCTGA
- the ctaD gene encoding aa3-type cytochrome oxidase subunit I, with product MRVLTTTDHKLIGKLYLTTSFVWFLVGGLMALLIRSELTYPGQQVVNDELYNQLFTMHGTIMLLLFATPLFFGFANVLMPIQIGAPDVAFPRLNMLSYWLYLFGGLIAASGFLTPEGAASFGWTAYTPLSDDVRTPGVGGDLWIMGLYIAGLGTILGAVNFITTIICMRAPGMTMFRMPIFTWNTLVTSLLVLLAFPILGGALLMLEADRLLDAQIYDPSNGGPLLWQHLFWFFGHPEVYIIALPFFGIVSEIIPIFSRKPIFGYVGLVGATIAIALYSVAVWAHHMFVTGAVNLPFFSGMTFVIAVPTGVKFFNWIATMWGGSLSFETPMLWTIGFLVTFLFGGLTGVILASPPLDFHVSDSYFVVAHFHYVVFGTVVFAMFAGFYLWWPKLTGRMLDERLGKVHFWLLFVGFHMTFLVQHWLGVEGMPRRYADYLPEDGFTALNQVSTVGAFLLSLSTLPFLYNVYITSRNPQVRSDDPWGWGRSLEWATSSPPPRHNFEQLPRIRSESPAFDLHHPETALTELRENPREGDPEEGAMVDAPDQAGRADYLREELGEIPPGAVRDATLKRQHDGEDSGRTQTKRFLTAMFVLGGVVVALIGMLIVGILLLR from the coding sequence GTGCGGGTCCTGACCACCACCGACCACAAGCTGATCGGCAAGCTCTACCTGACCACCTCGTTCGTGTGGTTCCTGGTGGGCGGCCTGATGGCGCTGCTGATCCGCTCGGAGCTGACCTACCCCGGCCAGCAGGTGGTGAACGACGAGCTCTACAACCAGCTGTTCACCATGCACGGCACGATCATGCTGCTGCTGTTCGCTACGCCGCTGTTCTTCGGCTTCGCGAACGTCCTGATGCCGATCCAGATCGGCGCTCCCGACGTGGCGTTCCCGCGGCTGAACATGCTGAGCTACTGGCTCTACCTCTTCGGCGGGCTGATCGCCGCCTCCGGCTTCCTCACCCCCGAGGGCGCGGCCTCCTTCGGCTGGACCGCCTACACGCCGCTCTCGGACGACGTGCGGACCCCCGGCGTCGGTGGCGACCTGTGGATCATGGGGCTCTACATCGCCGGTCTCGGCACGATCCTGGGCGCGGTCAACTTCATCACGACCATCATCTGCATGCGCGCGCCGGGGATGACGATGTTCCGGATGCCGATCTTCACCTGGAACACGCTGGTCACCAGCCTGCTGGTGCTGCTCGCCTTCCCGATCCTGGGTGGTGCGCTGCTGATGCTCGAGGCCGACCGGCTGCTCGACGCCCAGATCTACGACCCCAGCAACGGGGGACCGTTGCTGTGGCAGCACTTGTTCTGGTTCTTCGGCCATCCCGAGGTCTACATCATCGCGCTGCCGTTCTTCGGCATCGTCTCCGAGATCATCCCGATCTTCAGCCGCAAGCCGATCTTCGGGTACGTCGGCCTGGTGGGGGCCACGATCGCGATCGCGCTGTACTCGGTGGCGGTGTGGGCGCACCACATGTTCGTGACCGGTGCGGTGAACCTGCCGTTCTTCTCCGGCATGACGTTCGTGATCGCGGTGCCGACCGGGGTGAAGTTCTTCAACTGGATCGCCACCATGTGGGGCGGGTCGTTGTCCTTCGAGACCCCGATGCTGTGGACGATCGGCTTCCTGGTGACGTTCCTGTTCGGCGGTCTGACCGGGGTCATCCTGGCCAGCCCGCCGCTGGACTTCCACGTCTCGGACTCCTACTTCGTGGTCGCACACTTCCACTACGTCGTGTTCGGCACCGTGGTGTTCGCGATGTTCGCCGGGTTCTATCTGTGGTGGCCCAAGCTCACCGGCCGGATGCTCGACGAGCGCCTGGGCAAGGTGCACTTCTGGCTGCTCTTCGTCGGCTTCCACATGACGTTCCTCGTGCAGCACTGGCTCGGCGTCGAGGGCATGCCACGCCGCTACGCCGACTACCTGCCCGAGGACGGCTTCACCGCCCTCAACCAGGTCTCGACGGTGGGTGCGTTCCTGCTGAGCCTCTCGACGTTGCCGTTCCTCTACAACGTCTACATCACCAGCCGGAACCCGCAGGTCCGCTCCGACGACCCCTGGGGCTGGGGGCGCTCGCTGGAGTGGGCGACCAGCTCCCCGCCGCCGCGGCACAACTTCGAGCAGCTGCCGCGGATCCGCTCGGAGTCCCCGGCGTTCGACCTGCACCACCCGGAGACCGCGCTCACCGAACTGCGGGAGAACCCGCGGGAGGGCGACCCCGAGGAAGGGGCGATGGTGGACGCGCCCGACCAGGCCGGGCGCGCCGACTACCTCCGCGAGGAGCTCGGTGAGATCCCGCCCGGCGCGGTGCGGGACGCGACACTGAAGCGGCAGCACGACGGCGAGGACTCCGGGCGCACCCAGACCAAGCGGTTCCTCACCGCGATGTTCGTCCTGGGTGGTGTCGTCGTCGCGCTGATCGGGATGCTCATCGTCGGGATCCTGCTGCTGCGATGA
- a CDS encoding isoprenylcysteine carboxyl methyltransferase family protein: MSSELLYTAIILAVALERGAEVVVSQRNAAWALGQGGVESGRGHYPVMVVLHAGLLVGCLVEVHAADRSFYPVLGWSMLALVVVCQAVRWWCITVLGRQWNTRVIVVPHLPLVQAGPYRFLPHPNYLVVVLEGLALPLIHGAWVTAVVFTVANAALLSIRIRVEDRALRMATAS; this comes from the coding sequence ATGAGCAGCGAGCTGCTCTACACCGCGATCATCCTCGCGGTCGCGCTCGAGCGCGGCGCGGAGGTCGTGGTCTCCCAGCGCAACGCCGCCTGGGCCCTCGGGCAGGGCGGCGTGGAGTCCGGACGCGGGCACTACCCGGTCATGGTGGTCCTGCACGCAGGACTGCTGGTCGGCTGCCTGGTCGAGGTGCACGCCGCCGACCGGAGCTTCTACCCGGTGCTGGGCTGGTCGATGCTGGCGCTCGTGGTGGTCTGCCAGGCGGTCCGCTGGTGGTGCATCACCGTGCTCGGGCGGCAGTGGAACACCCGGGTGATCGTGGTCCCGCACCTGCCGCTGGTCCAGGCCGGGCCCTACCGGTTCCTGCCGCACCCCAACTACCTCGTCGTCGTCCTGGAGGGCCTCGCGCTGCCGCTGATCCACGGCGCCTGGGTCACCGCGGTCGTGTTCACCGTCGCCAACGCCGCGCTGCTGAGCATCCGGATCCGGGTCGAGGACCGCGCGCTGCGGATGGCCACGGCGTCGTGA
- a CDS encoding MBL fold metallo-hydrolase: MTTAASLEFVGTATTILRLGPFTVLTDPNFLHRGQRAYLGKGLFSRRRTEPSLQPGDLPPIDLLVLSHLHGDHFDRVARAELDRHLPILTTHAAARRLSRWGFRQAQPLDTWTSSRHERDGWSLTVTAVPGTHAPLLARPLLPSVMGSVLHLVDPAGEEFRLYLSGDTLYRPWLREVTQRTGPLDAAAVHLGGTRVLGLLVTMDGRQGADLVELLEPAVTVPIHYDDYTVFRSPLSDFTDECARRRLPTRVRTVARGDVVALDTGSLVDDERP; this comes from the coding sequence ATGACCACCGCGGCGAGCCTGGAGTTCGTCGGCACGGCCACCACGATCCTGCGGCTCGGGCCGTTCACGGTGCTCACCGATCCCAACTTCCTGCACCGCGGGCAGCGCGCGTACCTGGGCAAGGGGTTGTTCTCCCGGCGCCGCACGGAGCCCTCCCTGCAACCGGGCGACCTCCCGCCGATCGACCTGCTGGTGCTCTCGCACCTGCACGGCGACCACTTCGACCGGGTGGCGCGCGCCGAGCTGGACCGGCACCTGCCGATCCTGACGACCCACGCGGCCGCGCGCCGGCTGAGCCGGTGGGGCTTCCGCCAGGCGCAGCCGCTGGACACCTGGACCAGCTCGCGCCACGAGCGCGACGGGTGGTCGCTCACCGTGACGGCGGTGCCTGGCACCCATGCCCCGCTGCTGGCCCGCCCGCTGCTGCCCTCGGTGATGGGCAGCGTGCTGCACCTCGTCGACCCGGCCGGGGAGGAGTTCCGGCTCTACCTGAGCGGGGACACGCTCTACCGGCCGTGGCTGCGCGAGGTCACCCAGCGGACCGGCCCGCTGGACGCCGCGGCGGTCCACCTCGGCGGCACCCGGGTGCTCGGCCTCCTGGTGACCATGGACGGGCGCCAGGGAGCCGATCTGGTCGAGCTGCTGGAGCCCGCCGTGACCGTGCCGATCCACTACGACGACTACACGGTCTTCCGCTCGCCGCTCTCGGACTTCACCGACGAGTGCGCCCGTCGCCGGCTGCCGACCCGGGTCCGCACGGTCGCACGAGGCGACGTGGTGGCGTTGGACACCGGCTCGCTGGTCGACGACGAGCGTCCGTGA
- a CDS encoding DUF1269 domain-containing protein — protein sequence MAQPTLTVWKFDDPRGADEAAATLAELARANVVNVLDSATVSWEEGKKRPKTHQSNDMTGIGALGGAFWGMLFGLIFFVPLLGAAVGAATGALAGSLTDVGIDDDFIAQVRDQVTPGTSALFVMTSDAVVDKVHEAFAGHKPAQLLFTNLSSDQEAALRKVFTEE from the coding sequence ATGGCCCAGCCCACCTTGACCGTGTGGAAGTTCGATGACCCCCGAGGCGCCGACGAGGCCGCCGCCACGCTCGCCGAGCTCGCACGGGCGAACGTCGTGAACGTCCTCGACTCCGCCACCGTGTCGTGGGAGGAGGGGAAGAAGCGGCCCAAGACCCACCAGAGCAACGACATGACCGGCATCGGGGCGCTCGGTGGGGCCTTCTGGGGGATGTTGTTCGGGCTGATCTTCTTCGTCCCGCTGCTCGGCGCGGCGGTGGGTGCGGCCACCGGGGCGCTCGCCGGTTCGCTGACCGACGTGGGGATCGACGACGACTTCATCGCCCAGGTGCGCGACCAGGTCACACCTGGCACCTCCGCGTTGTTCGTCATGACCTCCGACGCCGTCGTGGACAAGGTGCACGAGGCCTTCGCCGGGCACAAGCCGGCACAGCTGCTGTTCACCAACCTCTCCTCGGATCAGGAGGCCGCGCTGCGCAAGGTCTTCACCGAGGAGTGA